TCCTTGAGCAACCCCTAAAAAAAATCAGTGCGGACCAAACTTCCCGAACGCGCAGATATATCCGCTTCCACCCCGGGAAGCCACCGTAGGAAATGTGAGTGAAATGTTGCTGAGCGGCCTACGGTGGGGCGctcgaaacccagccagatgggcggggtataaataataataattattaaatattatttattaaataaataataatatttattagataaatatataattaaataataataattattaatccAAAGTTTTCAAACGGGCAAATTACACGCGCGAGCAATAACCGCGTTCCCAAAATGGAGGCTGCCTCAGCCtccgctccctccctccttccttccagccTGGCGTTGCTACGGAAACCAAAAGCTGACTCTCTTCCCGCCTCGCCGGCCCGCGGCGGCTTGGGGATTGTTACGCGCATGCGCGTCAACGGCACGTCCTATATAAGGCCCCGCGAGCCCGCATGCGCGTGGAGACGGTTGGGCTTTCCCCCCCTACTCGGGCGAAGATGTCGCGGTATGGCCGTTACGGTGGAGGTGAGTGGCGCGAGCTGGGAGAAgcgggtggagaagagaccgcAGCGACGCCTCTCTTTGCCTCTTTTCGAGGCCCCGTTTAGCTAAATCCGCGGCGCCTAGGCCGTATTCCGTGTCGGCAGCGAAGAAGCCCGTTAAGCGGCAAAGTGCCGCCGACGCCGCCATTTTGCACAGGCATGGTCGCCGGCTGCGCTGAGGAGAAAGCGACCCCCGGGTTCGGCGCTGTGGCGTTTCGGACGTTGGAACTGCGTCGCTGGCTGGTGTGAGGAGGGGACTCCCCTCGGGGTAACGGCGGACGGGGCTTGTGGCCGGACCTGGCGGGGTTTGTTTTCCCTCCCTTCGGCGATACTGACGCTGCGCGGGCAAAATGGAGGCGGCGCCaaagatggcggcgcccaggGCTGCTCCACTCGCCTTCGGCAGCGAGGAGATGGGCGGGCTGGCCGAGGGAAGAAGCGGCACCGCGGCGGTGCGTTTGGCGGAGCCATCGGCGGAGGGAGGGCGGCGCGAGGGCGGAGAAGCGGCGCCGAAGGGCGCGAAGGGCAGTTGCCGCTGCTTGCTCTTTCTCTGCCGGCTGCCTGCTCGTTAGCGCGCTTTCCAGGAGCCTCTGATAATGGGAGCGGCggccttcccctttctccttctacacgcgcctgcttaaacttttgtgccccgaagtatgtgaagtgcgcttcctatgcgggtttttttattaattgctttgagtatcTCGACTATAACATCCAGTTAGATGGACAGAAAAACTAGGCGAAATCTTGTGCGTTTGATACAGGGTGTcggtataatagtattattttcctccttgctgtcgctttgacgtgggcccttccctgccccctccataagctgccagcatggatgcCGGAAACTTGAGTTTATGATTgttgcagccctccttttgcggttcagtgggagtgcagtttggcaagtgaagtgaacatGAATACTTAGAtagcctgaaattggcttaagactattagggacgtgtattttcttggaactttctaaaaaaaaattcttttttcttttgtatgtgTAGAAACCAAAGTATATGTTGGTAATCTAGGAACTGGTGCTGGTAAAGGTGAACTTGAGAGAGCTTTCAGCTACTACGGACCATTACGCACAGTATGGATTGCGCGAAATCCTCCAGGATTTGCGTTTGTTGAGTTTGAAGACCCAAGAGATGCTGAAGATGCAGTTCGTGGGCTAGATGGAAAGTACGTGCAAGTGCTAACTGGTTATCTGCATGGGAATTAAAACTGAATTCTGAGTCCATAGTTGGATTATTAAATATGTGTTTCTGTTGCAGAGTGATCTGTGGCTCTAGGGTTAGAGTGGAGTTATCAACCGGTATGCCACGCCGGTCTCGCTATGATAGACCCCCGGCACGCCGGCCATTTGATCCCAATGATAGATGTTATGAGTGTGGCGAGAAAGGTCATTATGCTTATGACTGTCATCGCTACAGTCGTCGGAGAAGAAGCAGGTATGTGTAGATATAAGCAGATTCGTTTTCAGCAGTTAATCATAGTTTTTATTAGCAAAGAAGGTAATGATACaccattttaaaagtaaatgttATAATTATGTGGGTATATTACAgttgtttatattttgtgttAATATGTTAATATGTTAATAATCAACCTGGTCAAAACCTTTCAGGTTTCTTCGTTTGAGTCAGTCGCCTTGATTCAGAATGTCACGAGCCTTAAGATTTCATGCTGAGGCGCCTTGCAAATCCGACAATTAAGATCCTCCTAGACCTTGAGGTGATCAGCATAAGAGGCCAGATCCCCTCGAGCCATCTACACCTAGCTTCACCTTATTCTTTAAAGGGCAGAAAAATTGAGACGGTGATCGCCGTAACAGTAAATTTGGCTTTCAATTGGGGCCCCCTCCGGTTTAAAAAGAGGAACACCAGATTGACCACATTCCCACCTAGAAAAATCTTCTTGCGTCAATCAAGCCTCACCTGGCTCATTTGGCTGTCAGTTTGATCGTCGTTAGATTGAAGAGAACACCTAGATGCAGCGACCGGCTATAGATACTTCTAGATCGTCTAGATCTGCTAGACCTTGGGCCAAAGAGGGTCGACCTGCAAACTTGCaaggtttattttaaatacacattACAGTGTTTTATATTATGATTGTAATTCTAAAATGTTATTCAGTTTAACATCTTTTTTAGGTAGTAAAAATACTCAAGACATAGGCCCTGATTTTTTTCAACATACAAGACACTAATTTTTAATTATCTGATATTTTGGCTTTGGCAAAGGCTCACATGTTAACTGTTGAACTTGTGGTCTAATACTTCTTTTATCTAACCTAAAACTAGGTCACGGTCTCGATCTCATTCAAGGTCCAGAGGAAGGAGATATTCTCGCTCACGTAGCCGAAGTCGTGGCCGGAGGTGAGCATCAAAATTGTAACTATTGTGCTTTAGTTTAAGAATCAGAATGGCATATTTGTAACAACCACCTCTCTTTAGATCCAGGTCTGTCTCTGCTCGGAGATCCAGATCACTCTCCCCTCGGAGATCCAGATCTGTCTCGCCACGCAGATCCCGTTCAGGTTCTCTAAAGAGATCAAGGTAATTTTGCTAATAAGCTTAATGTTCATTGAGTCAATTTAATTATCATTAGTATCTTAATACTTTTACCCCatattcaaagcagcttacaaaagaaaaaggaattgtaggatttttaaaaaaaaataaaacccataaataaatgcaacaataataaaatatttcatagaatcatacataTATCTCTGGAGAAAAGCACATCTGTGCATCATAAGTTCCAAATTCCCTCCAGAATGAATAGAATGAACCTTGCTTCATGACAGCTTTCATTCACCTGCATAGATGTATTAAGAGCTTGGAATTGAGTACCTTCTCTTTAAAACCTAGGTCTCGGTCAAGGTCAAGATCCAGGTCCAGGTCCGTTTCAAGACCCAGAAGCAGGTAAATTTCGATGCTTTGTAAAATAGTAACTAGTAATTAGCTGAATTATGTGAAATGGGCATTATTCTAAATGGTAATCACTTCCAAATGCCACTTGCAATGCTTTAATCGAAAGCATCAAATGTCTACTATACACACAGGCTTATACTGTGAATGCGGGTTCATTTAGCCTACTCTACATTTAAGTAGTTTAGAAGCAATCTTTGTGGCTCTCAAGTATTCAGCATCAAAATAACCAATTGCAAGATGCTACAAGCTGCtttcatgcttttattttaaaacagataaaTCATGGCTATAGATCAGGGATAgttaacctgtggccctgcagctattgttggactccaactcccatcagtatcAGTCAGCATAggtagtggtcagggatgatgggagttgtattccagtaACATCTGTAGGTCTACTGGTTTCCCTCCCTGGCTGTAGATACTGGATCAGTCTAGTGTTTGCTAATGTAATGTAATTGATGCTGTTTTAACAGCCGTTCCAAATCAAGATCACCATCTTTAAAGAGAAGGTAAGCTGAGCCTCTGAAGGAGACATATATTGCATTTTACGCAGATAACAATCGAAATAAAGTTTATAACAGTGTTGTATAACCTGGATCCACAGTTctacatttaaaacattaaaataatgttACTAAATGTTAAAATTCCTACAATGTTTGAAATGTAGAGTGTTATTTGTTTATAGCTCTTAATAATAGTTTTTAGggtattttttaaagtgaaataatGGGGGATCGTCCATAAAATAGGGTAAAAGCACAAAAACTGGCATCTTCTGGGAAAGGGAGTGATTACTATTCACTCAGGGTCTGAGGAACTGTGGCAGGCCACTTAAGTGTAATAAAAATTTGCTCTTAAGCAAATTTAAGATTTAACCAAAGTCCAGAACCATTCTCAAAAGGGTGTTTAATAATAATGgagcatattaataataatggagCATATTACCTGGCTATGTTAATGGACAATAAATGTAAATGGCTCAAAGGTTAAACCGAGAAGGTTTATAGTTGTGACTGAAACCTTCAGGAAATTGGCAGGACAATCTCTCTAGACATTGAACAGCAGCTAGCTGTTACTTAATAGTAGACTGTGTCAGAATTTTTAGTTCCTCATGAGTATgtgtttaaaagcatttttacttGATTTAATATTCAGTCTTGCTTTTTCAGTTTTGATATGAGCCATTTATATCCATTCTCCATTAACTCGGGGTAAGTATGCTTCTTGAACACTGCAAGAGAGCTTGGTAATACTTCCTGTGGGAATGGGGGTGCATGCAAACTTTTAAGTTTGCTTCAATATTTAACATTAAGAGCTTGTAGTCTTCAGTTCCAACTAACATCCTCTTCTAAAGCAGCATCCAAATAGGTGCTAGGGTTAAAATTACTAATGTGCAGGTAGCATGGATCCCCCTTTAAGAACACTAATCTATTAATTTCCATTTTTTACTAATTTTAACATTGAGTAACCTAGTGActtcgtttcccccccccctttttatttttagtcGTTCGCCATCAGGAAGCCCTCGAAGGAGTGTGAGTCCTGAAAGACTGGATTAGAATTGCAAAGAACATGATAGGAAGAATTTTGTTTACGTTATTTTAAGGGATTTCTTTGGTGTTATTGACAAATGTAAGGATTTAGTTGATTGAAAACCTTTTCTAGGGCTAACGCAGCAAGGATCTTGATCTTCTAGTAAAATCTGTAAAAGCTGCTACATTAGACTAGTGCACAATTTCTGTATGTAATAACATCCTGTGATCTGAAAAGTGGGTCTTTTTATGGGCACatgaaataaaatgtgtatttctAACTTTGCTGTAATGCTATTTGCTTCTGTTGATATTTCAAGTGCATGTTAAAAACAGATTACAGATACCTTAGTGTTGTACACAAATACTGTGCAAGGGTATTGGCTAATAATACTTGTGGCTACCACTAGCCTGCAGGCATCAAGCTTAAGTGTGACATTTAATTTGGTGCTTCAGGCTTTCTGGGGTGTTATGACTTGCAAAGGTATTTTTAAGGAAGCTGCTTGTCCATCTGATTCTGTAATGGTATTTACACAACTGTTGGAGTTTGATCTGTTAACTTGTAAAATCAAGTTGGCTTGCTTAGCAGAATACTCTTATGACATATCACCGCAGGCACAATTATCTTAAATGAGGCACCCATATTCAAATTGCCATTTTGTTTGAGTTCTATCTGGGATACCAAGAAAATAGTGTAAGCAATGGGCTTTTCCCAAGGTATTTTGGATAGAAGGTAACCGTGAATTAGGCAGATCCTAACCTGATCCAAAGCAGCATCTGATCTTGTGAAAGTAGTTTCTATCTTATTGTGCTAGGCTCCCTGCTTCACTTATTCAGTTCACTCATTCTTCCCTtaatgaaaacaggatgctagctTGAAAACTGTTTATATGACAGCTTAAATTGCATATTAGCAGGGCAAAATTTAGCTATGATTGAGCAGAAtcaaaatggcaaatgaagatgctgGAAACAAACTTCAAGGATACACCTTTATCAAACATACATGTCTCATCTGGAAATGCCTGCTGCTTAACTGCAATTCCAGTATTGTATAAGTTAGCTTCTAaatataacatactaaacctaaGGTTGAACAGAGAGTAACAGCTGCTTAACTTCTATGACAGAACATAGATGGGACTTGAGTGACAAAGGGCTGAAACACAATACTCATTAGTTAGATGAAAGTAacttcagtttttgttttaaactgtattgACATGGCTATATTTATGATACTAAATGAATATGCTGTTTctgataaataaaaatgcttaacatTTTCTAATCAAGGAAGTTGCATGCTCACTTTCACAATTGGCAATCACACAGGGAGCAGCAGGAAGATGGTTCtacctggcaagccaaaatgcttgtgtgtttattttcagCCAAAAGGCAAGCAGCAGTTGACAGACAAATCTGTATTCTCAGTGCCACAACAAAATACTTTCTCACAGTTTGGACGGGGGCACAGATGTTTTTACTTTTGTAGTGGAGGGAGACATACAATAGAAAAGACCACTTTCTATCTAACTCTTCCTGTTTAGtgtttttatctttaaaaaaccaCCTTTGTCCCTGTATGAGTCTAGAAAGGGCTGTGGCTTATGACAGGCTATGATTTATCACAAGCCTACCAGTGATGTTCATTAGGGTTTGGGCCAAAGGTGAGATAGCTGGCTGTTCCCACATTAAGTTGTGCTGAGAACTAGATGGTAATGCTGGGAATAGCATACAACCTTCATTCAATGTCATCTATTAGTACTGCAGGTCATAAATGAGCCTTAGGTCTGGATTCCTGTTCAAAAATCCCCCATACCTCTTAAGTTGCAGCAAAGCCCAATCTACTGAAGTTGCCTCTTCTCATGCCAAATCAAGCACTCCATTAGATGCAGAAGCTTAAGGCAAACTGGTTTCActttgaaatgtttaaaaagtttgCACATGAAGACGGACTCTCATAAGAGCAGGGAGTCCCGTCCGCCCCACACACACTCCATGTGCATGCCAGGGATCTACAACACAGCATTTTATAGCAGGACCCCACCTGTATATAGTAAGGCTCCAATGTTTATGTAGCCAAAAGAGGTAACAGCCTTGCTGGCTGATGGGAAACCCATCAGTTACCTGGAAGCTTAATGGGAAGCACCCCACCAACATACTAACAGCAAacaagggtaaagggacccctgaccattaggtccagtcgcagacaactctggggttgcagcactcgcctcactttattggccaagggagcaggcgtacagcttctggatcatgtggccagcatgactaagccgcttctggcgaaccagagcagcgcactaaAACGCAgttttacctttccaccagagcggtacctatttacttgcactttgacgtgcttttgagctgctaggttggcaggagcagggactgagcaatgggagctcaccccgtcgcggggattcgaaccactgacctgatcggcaagccctaggctctggtttaacccacagcgccacccgcgtccctaacagCAAACAGGTACTGAATTCAGCCTATTTAGCATCACATATGGCTCCTGAGAAACCAGCAATATAGGCATGTTTAGAGATACTTCTAGGTATGCAGAAGAAAATGGGAGCAGGATCTTCAGTACAGCTCACTGAGGACAATATGTTCAGTAGCCACTGCTGTTTGCCCTGTGGTGGAATAGAGAATCCAGAAAGGACACGTAGGCTGTACTGAACAGCAGCAGTTAACATTTTTTACCAGTGCCACTTGTCTGTTTGTTAATGATTCTTATGCATTCTCATTAATCCTTGCAACATTACTGAATTCCAAACCAATACAAGCTTTTAAACAACTCTTCACAGCTCTTGCATTTAGAGTCTATTTTAGACCCAATGCAAATGTAATACCTTTACCATTGCTAAGAAATCGGGTGGGGAAGAACTGTGCCAACATCCTTAGCAATAGTATCTTAGCAATTTACATTTTAACAtgatttatttcttacatttctacA
Above is a window of Lacerta agilis isolate rLacAgi1 chromosome 3, rLacAgi1.pri, whole genome shotgun sequence DNA encoding:
- the SRSF7 gene encoding serine/arginine-rich splicing factor 7 isoform X4 yields the protein MRVETVGLSPPTRAKMSRYGRYGGETKVYVGNLGTGAGKGELERAFSYYGPLRTVWIARNPPGFAFVEFEDPRDAEDAVRGLDGKVICGSRVRVELSTGMPRRSRYDRPPARRPFDPNDRCYECGEKGHYAYDCHRYSRRRRSRSRSRSHSRSRGRRYSRSRSRSRGRRSRSVSARRSRSLSPRRSRSVSPRRSRSGSLKRSRSRSRSRSRSRSVSRPRSSRSPSGSPRRSVSPERLD
- the SRSF7 gene encoding serine/arginine-rich splicing factor 7 isoform X3, which codes for MRVETVGLSPPTRAKMSRYGRYGGETKVYVGNLGTGAGKGELERAFSYYGPLRTVWIARNPPGFAFVEFEDPRDAEDAVRGLDGKVICGSRVRVELSTGMPRRSRYDRPPARRPFDPNDRCYECGEKGHYAYDCHRYSRRRRSRSRSRSHSRSRGRRYSRSRSRSRGRRSRSVSARRSRSLSPRRSRSVSPRRSRSGSLKRSRSRSRSRSRSRSVSRPRSSRSKSRSPSLKRSRSPSGSPRRSVSPERLD
- the SRSF7 gene encoding serine/arginine-rich splicing factor 7 isoform X1 — its product is MRVETVGLSPPTRAKMSRYGRYGGETKVYVGNLGTGAGKGELERAFSYYGPLRTVWIARNPPGFAFVEFEDPRDAEDAVRGLDGKVICGSRVRVELSTGMPRRSRYDRPPARRPFDPNDRCYECGEKGHYAYDCHRYSRRRRSRSRSRSHSRSRGRRYSRSRSRSRGRRSRSVSARRSRSLSPRRSRSVSPRRSRSGSLKRSRSRSRSRSRSRSVSRPRSSRSKSRSPSLKRSFDMSHLYPFSINSGRSPSGSPRRSVSPERLD
- the SRSF7 gene encoding serine/arginine-rich splicing factor 7 isoform X2, translated to MRVETVGLSPPTRAKMSRYGRYGGETKVYVGNLGTGAGKGELERAFSYYGPLRTVWIARNPPGFAFVEFEDPRDAEDAVRGLDGKVICGSRVRVELSTGMPRRSRYDRPPARRPFDPNDRCYECGEKGHYAYDCHRYSRRRRSRSRSRSHSRSRGRRYSRSRSRSRGRRSRSVSARRSRSLSPRRSRSVSPRRSRSGSLKRSRSRSRSRSRSRSVSRPRSSFDMSHLYPFSINSGRSPSGSPRRSVSPERLD